From Rhododendron vialii isolate Sample 1 chromosome 10a, ASM3025357v1, the proteins below share one genomic window:
- the LOC131304721 gene encoding uncharacterized protein LOC131304721, with product MVGEEEEPPDIELGKEGEEDPPLWNDMQISMHALSGNTSFRTMRVAGKVKGRAITILIDSGSTHNFVEPGIAKSSGQLVEATSELPVTVADGTKLCSKGLCPTFTWEMQGETFSAEVRILAIGGCDMVLGVQWLSTLGPILWDFKNLQMQF from the coding sequence ATGGTGGGAGAGGAAGAGGAACCACCTGATATTGAACTAgggaaagaaggggaggaggaTCCACCCCTATGGAATGACATGCAAATTTCCATGCATGCTCTCTCTGGTAACACCTCTTTCAGAACAATGAGGGTAGCTGGCAAGGTAAAGGGAAGGGCTATCACTATCCTAATTGATTCTGGCAGCACCCATAATTTTGTGGAGCCTGGGATAGCCAAGAGTTCAGGACAGCTGGTGGAGGCAACCTCAGAGTTACCGGTCACTGTGGCAGATGGCACCAAGCTGTGTAGCAAAGGATTGTGTCCAACTTTTACTTGGGAAATGCAAGGAGAGACATTTTCTGCTGAAGTACGGATACTGGCCATAGGAGGTTGTGACATGGTGCTAGGGGTGCAGTGGCTCTCTACTTTGGGCCCTATCCTTTGGGATTTCAAAAACTTACAAATGCAGTTCTAG
- the LOC131303996 gene encoding DNA-directed RNA polymerase I subunit rpa49-like produces the protein MAKPDIHTAETNEEKPATQAEEEEQNTPTPKKHKKTEKKNREEEEIHVKIETLGENPNKVSPFVGYFPSGYVPLKNQADGPTVRVFRHEKWTKRLQLVVSPNNGSQVDFVGTNYSGEATAPQLCTYALGVLDKQLQTLKIVPIASNKIFRLEPRVRGLDLSVKEPSQEELTPEKKHVKMRDTTLIFGTKKDRKRMMKFEALHPKEDPEALGRKFEGVKINKEALESAVMHSSRNAPPHDSCATTPQMAYPLDKIIFKGEWDYLVDILELLQDGAEVAPDGYPSFICNRLHRLESIKDGVEKKRLACVFSYINHLIKFKDKHSREGFSSAKHHKIPSILSQKFSTMFGGLDREWLADEEMDLLIRYVLVLTLIADGFTTAVSDIAKDLRMHKNTVREHFEQLGCKLMSENKVWLATLSLPLEFPKPKYKRKKK, from the exons ATGGCAAAGCCTGATATCCACACGGCAGAAACGAACGAAGAGAAACCAGCAACCCAAgcggaagaagaagaacagaaCACCCCAACCCCAAAAAAGCACAAGAAAACGGAGAAGAAGAACAGGGAGGAGGAAGAAATCCACGTGAAGATCGAAACCCTAGGCGAGAACCCTAACAAGGTCTCGCCTTTCGTCGGATACTTCCCCTCCGGCTACGTTCCTCTCAAGAACCAAGCCGATGGACCCACTGTTAGGGTTTTCAGGCACGAGAAGTGGACCAAACGGTTGCAGCTCGTTGTGAGCCCTAATAACGGGTCTCAAGTCGATTTCGTCGGTACTAACTATTCGGGTGAGGCCACTGCGCCACAGCTGTGTACTTATGCTCTTGGTGTTCTTGATAAGCAGTTGCAAACGCTCAAGATTGTTCCCATTGCTTCCAACAAG ATTTTTAGATTGGAACCAAGGGTCAGAGGACTCGATTTATCTGTCAAGGAACCTTCCCAGGAAGAACTCACTCCAGAGAAGAAGCACGTGAAAATGAGAGATACCACACTCATTTTTGGAACGAAGAAGGATAGAAAACGG ATGATGAAATTTGAGGCTTTACATCCAAAAGAAGATCCGGAAGCTTTGGGCAGAAAATTTGAGGGAGTCAAGATAAACAAAGAGGCCCTTGAAAGTGCTGTCATGCACAGTTCTCGTAATGCTCCACCTCATGATTCTTGTGCTACCACACCACAGATGGCTTATCCGTTGGACAAGATTATTTTCAAGGGAGAGTGGGATTACCTCGTTGACATTCTCGAGCTTTTGCAAGATGGAGCAGAGGTAGCACCTGATGGTTACCCAAGCTTTATTTGCAACAGACTTCATAGGTTGGAATCTATAAAG GATGGGGTGGAAAAGAAGAGGCTTGCCTGTGTGTTCTCATACATCAACCATCTCATAAAGTTCAAGGATAAACATTCACGGGAAGGTTTCTCCTCCGCGAAGCATCATAAAATCCCAAGCATCTTATCTCAAAAGTTTTCAACCATGTTTGGCGGTTTAGATAGGGAATGGCTTGCGGATGAGGAGATGGATCTTCTGATCAGATATGTCTTGGTTCTTACTCTGATTGCTGATGGCTTCACGACGGCCGTGTCAGATATTGCCAAGGACTTGAGAATGCACAAGAATACAGTGAGAGAACATTTTGAACAACTTGGTTGCAAGCTTATGAGCGAGAACAAGGTGTGGTTGGCTACACTTTCCCTCCCACTTGAGTTTCCAAAGCCCAAGTATAAGCGGAAAAAAAAGTAG